In Niallia sp. FSL W8-0635, one genomic interval encodes:
- a CDS encoding TerC family protein, giving the protein MDVLHQILSTYASFFDWEMWGEVLTDPVSWGLIGSLVILEGLLSADNALVLAVMVKHLPPDKQKKALTYGLFGAYFFRFFFIGIGVYLIHFTWIKVIGAAYLAWIVIKHFWIGDGDEDASAMKKDSWTIRLFGVFWATIISVELMDLAFSVDSILASLAVSNEIWILLIGGMLGILMMRTVAKLFLVLIEKVPELENTAFVLIGIIAAKMFASIFGFELDHYVFFAILIAAFIITFIIHFINKNKKISEEIASTKEE; this is encoded by the coding sequence GTGGACGTTTTACACCAGATATTATCAACCTATGCTTCATTTTTTGATTGGGAGATGTGGGGAGAAGTATTAACAGATCCGGTTTCATGGGGATTAATTGGATCGTTAGTCATTTTAGAAGGCTTATTATCAGCAGATAATGCACTTGTTTTAGCGGTAATGGTTAAACATTTGCCACCAGACAAACAGAAAAAAGCATTAACGTATGGATTATTTGGAGCTTATTTTTTCCGGTTCTTCTTTATTGGAATAGGCGTATATTTAATTCACTTTACATGGATTAAAGTAATAGGAGCTGCATACTTAGCTTGGATTGTGATTAAGCATTTCTGGATTGGTGATGGGGACGAGGATGCATCAGCAATGAAAAAGGATAGTTGGACAATAAGACTATTTGGAGTTTTCTGGGCAACTATTATTTCCGTCGAGTTAATGGATTTAGCATTCTCTGTAGACAGTATTCTAGCTTCCCTTGCAGTATCAAATGAAATCTGGATTCTCTTAATAGGTGGTATGCTTGGTATCTTGATGATGAGAACTGTCGCAAAATTATTCCTTGTTCTTATTGAAAAAGTACCGGAATTAGAGAATACAGCATTTGTATTAATCGGAATTATCGCGGCCAAAATGTTTGCAAGTATTTTCGGCTTTGAATTAGATCACTATGTATTTTTCGCGATTCTGATTGCTGCGTTTATTATCACCTTTATTATTCATTTTATTAATAAAAACAAAAAGATATCCGAAGAAATTGCTTCAACAAAAGAAGAATAA